One Proteinivorax tanatarense DNA segment encodes these proteins:
- a CDS encoding YesL family protein translates to MAIIILDDKGGLLVFTQLGNVFTQASLWVWRIMHLNWAWILHTILGGVVLGLFPATLSMFYISKKWLKGGIDDGIWREFHRYYKENFWVANGLGWAYAFVGVFLVWDLYIVTQIQGFFPLLCMIAIIFALIFYVFAFFYLFSYYVCFKGSFKDYLFQPFIIGLLNLRGNTTIAIGIIMICYLIYQLPGLVLFTAGVMPSYWIMKVSLNNFKKWISEEECKKMEVL, encoded by the coding sequence TTGGCAATTATTATTTTAGATGATAAAGGGGGACTTTTAGTGTTTACCCAACTTGGCAATGTTTTTACTCAAGCAAGTCTTTGGGTTTGGAGGATAATGCATCTAAATTGGGCATGGATTTTACACACCATTTTGGGGGGAGTAGTATTAGGGCTATTTCCTGCTACATTATCTATGTTTTATATCTCTAAAAAATGGTTAAAAGGTGGAATTGATGACGGTATTTGGAGAGAGTTTCACCGTTATTATAAAGAAAATTTTTGGGTGGCAAACGGGCTAGGTTGGGCTTACGCTTTTGTGGGGGTTTTCCTAGTTTGGGACTTGTATATTGTTACTCAAATTCAAGGTTTTTTTCCTTTGTTGTGTATGATTGCTATTATCTTTGCTTTAATATTTTATGTGTTTGCTTTTTTTTACCTTTTTTCCTACTATGTTTGTTTTAAAGGAAGTTTTAAAGACTACCTATTCCAGCCATTTATTATAGGTTTACTAAACTTAAGAGGAAACACTACAATAGCGATAGGTATTATTATGATATGCTATTTAATTTATCAGTTGCCAGGGCTAGTTCTCTTTACTGCTGGTGTTATGCCTAGTTATTGGATAATGAAAGTTTCTTTAAATAATTTTAAAAAATGGATATCTGAAGAAGAATGTAAAAAAATGGAGGTGCTATAA